The genomic interval CGACCAGGGTGAAGCCGCGACGGGAAGGCCGGGCGGGATCGGGTGTCGGTCTGGATGTGGCTGTCGGTCTCATGGCGGCGCCTTATAAGAAGCAGGTTCAGTGTACGATGATATCATCCTGTGTGCCGAGGATCCTGTCCTTGCCCGGCGAGGCGACGAGGACGGGGCCTTTGATGGTGAGGATCGGCTCGCCTTTGAAAGACGGATGGGAGGTAAACGGATTCGGATCCAGGATGATCTGGCCGTCGTAGTCCATATCAAACCAGATGGAGTAGAGGCTGCCCCAACTGTCCTTGAGACCCGACGTGCGTTCTTCCAGCTTCAATTCGAAGTTGGAAACGAGATTTGAAACCAGAGAGGTTAACGGGACCGTTTCCGCCGTTGAGGGGATTGACGCCGGCCATTCGTATTGGGTCTGCTGATAGAGCCCCCACGCATTGACGATCTGCTTGGCGGTGTCGCGGGTGAGTGCGCTGCGCGCATTGTCCTTCGCCTTGCCAAAGGTGAAGGACCCCACGCCGATGAGGATGCCGATAACCGCGATCACGGCCAGCATCTCGATCAGGGTAAAACCGGCACGCGGGCACACAGGCGGCGGCCTGCGGCCGGTGGCGCGCAAGACGGCTGGCAGCGGAATCCCTGGCCGGTCACGTGGGATGGGTTGTTTTAACATGACAAAACCAACGATCAATCACTCATGTTATCGGACCAGATCCGGTACGACTGGTGGGGGGGGATAGACTGGTAACGCAACGGGTCGCCCCAGGCGTCGAGGATAGTAAAGCCCTGATTGAGCCACACACGCCCAACGGGAGCTGCGTTTGTGCGACTAAAAGACGCGCTCTGGATCACGCCGTCCAGAAACGGCTTCCACCGTGCAATGGCCGCGAGATCCCGGGGCTGATCAATCTGAGAGGGGGTATAAAACGCCCATTGTGACTCGCCTGAATCCGTCCAGAACGCAGGCCGGTTAGAGGCAAAGTAGGAGGAAACACTCACTACTGTATCGTAGCGAGGCAATAAAAAAGAGACCAGTCCGAGCGTGAACAGGCGAAGATTCAGAGGCGGGTCGGTGACCTCAAAATCGGGATAATCCAAGAACTCCGTCCCACTCAGCGCCACCCTCGGATCGGGCGGCACGTACTGCATCGGGAACTCAAAATAGATGGGCTGCCCACCATCGCCCGAGTAAACGGGCACGGGCGGGTACTGGCCGTATTCGGCGAAGAACTCCTCGAGGGCGGCGCTGACCTGTTCGATCGTCTTGGCGGTCGCGGCGCGGTTGGCCCGGTCCTCGGACCCGCGCATGTAACGCACGAGGAGCCCCATGAGCAGCGCCATGATCAACACCACGACGAGCATTTCGATGAGGGTGAAGCCGCTGCGTCTGCGGCGCAGCGGGGCGGGGCCAGCGGCACATCCGCCCGCCCGCGTGAACCGAGCTTCTGCATCCTGTCTCATGACGCGCCTCCCTGGCTTGAGTGACTAGGTGTTTTGCCCGCTGAGCGTGCCGATGATCGAGATCAGCGGCATGAACATGGCGATGACGATGGTGCCGACGATGACGGCGAGGAACAGGATCAGCAGCGGCTCGATGATCGAGGTGAGGCCGACCACGGCGTTGTCGATTTCGTCGTCATAGGTGTTGGCGACGCGGATGAGCATATCGGGAAGGGCGCCGGTCTCCTCGCCGACTTCGACCATCGAGACCACCATCGGCGGGAAGACCTTGGCCGCGGCCATGGGGTCGGTCATGCTTTCGCCCTCTTTGACGCTGTCGTGGATGTTTTGCACGGCGCGCGCGATCACGGTGTTGCCCGACGTGTCGCGGACAATCATGAGTGCCTGCAGGATCGGCACGCCGGACGAGAGCAGGGTGCCGAGCGTGCGGGTGAGGCGCGCGATCGCGGTGCGGCTGATCAGGGTGCCGAAGATCGGAAGCCGCATCTTGACGGTGTCAATGATGAAGCGCCCGTGCGTGGTGCGGCTCCACAGGTTATAGAGAATGATCAGCGCAATGATCGTGATTCCCACCATCATCACATTATTCTTGACCAGATCGCTGGCGCCAATGACGAACCGGGTGACGGGGGGGAGCTGCTGGCCCTCCAGGAGGTCATTGAAGATATCCTTGAACTTGGGGATGACCGAATGCATCAGGAACATGACGATGCCGATGGCGGCGGTCAGCACCACGGCCGGGTAGATCATGGCGCCCTTGACCTTATTCTTGATCTTCTCGGCCTTCTCCATGAACTCGGCCAGACGGGTGAGCACAACCTCGAGCACGCCGCCCGCCTCGCCTGCGCGGACCATGTTGACGTACAGGTTGTTGAAGATGCGCGGGTAGTTGGCGAGCGATTCAGAGAAGGTCGAGCCGCTCTCAACGGCCTCAGACATCCCCACGAGCGCCTCCCGCAGCGGCACGCTCTTGGTCTGCCGAAGCAGGACGCGCAGTCCGCGGAGCAGCGGCAGGCCGGCTTCGCCCAGCGTGGCCAACTGCCGTGTGAGCACCATCAGGTCCTTGGGCTTGACCCGGCCGCCCAGGAAGGCGGGCAGCTTGATCTCCATGTTCAAACCGCTCTTCTTGGCGCCTCCGGTAGCGGACTGGGCTGGGCGGCGCGCGTCTTTGGGTGCTCCGGTGCCGCCGACCATGGTGATGGCCGTGGGATAGACCCCCTGGCCGCGAATCTTGGTGATCGCCTGCGGCTGGTCCGGCGCCTCCACCGTGCCACGGATCTCCTTGCCAGCTCCATCAACGGCCACGTAGTTGAACTTTTGCATAAACATCCATAAATAAGGTTTAAAGGTAGTCTAGGACGCCAGAGCACTGATTGCAAGCGAAATTCTAATTCTAATGAGGCGCTGGGCGCATCCCCGTTTCACTGACTTGCGCCTGAATATCAAGGTAGGGCGGGGCCGCCGGACCCGCCGCGGCAAGGTGCCAACA from Lentisphaerota bacterium carries:
- a CDS encoding type II secretion system protein; protein product: MLKQPIPRDRPGIPLPAVLRATGRRPPPVCPRAGFTLIEMLAVIAVIGILIGVGSFTFGKAKDNARSALTRDTAKQIVNAWGLYQQTQYEWPASIPSTAETVPLTSLVSNLVSNFELKLEERTSGLKDSWGSLYSIWFDMDYDGQIILDPNPFTSHPSFKGEPILTIKGPVLVASPGKDRILGTQDDIIVH
- a CDS encoding prepilin-type N-terminal cleavage/methylation domain-containing protein, yielding MRQDAEARFTRAGGCAAGPAPLRRRRSGFTLIEMLVVVLIMALLMGLLVRYMRGSEDRANRAATAKTIEQVSAALEEFFAEYGQYPPVPVYSGDGGQPIYFEFPMQYVPPDPRVALSGTEFLDYPDFEVTDPPLNLRLFTLGLVSFLLPRYDTVVSVSSYFASNRPAFWTDSGESQWAFYTPSQIDQPRDLAAIARWKPFLDGVIQSASFSRTNAAPVGRVWLNQGFTILDAWGDPLRYQSIPPHQSYRIWSDNMSD
- a CDS encoding type II secretion system F family protein — protein: MQKFNYVAVDGAGKEIRGTVEAPDQPQAITKIRGQGVYPTAITMVGGTGAPKDARRPAQSATGGAKKSGLNMEIKLPAFLGGRVKPKDLMVLTRQLATLGEAGLPLLRGLRVLLRQTKSVPLREALVGMSEAVESGSTFSESLANYPRIFNNLYVNMVRAGEAGGVLEVVLTRLAEFMEKAEKIKNKVKGAMIYPAVVLTAAIGIVMFLMHSVIPKFKDIFNDLLEGQQLPPVTRFVIGASDLVKNNVMMVGITIIALIILYNLWSRTTHGRFIIDTVKMRLPIFGTLISRTAIARLTRTLGTLLSSGVPILQALMIVRDTSGNTVIARAVQNIHDSVKEGESMTDPMAAAKVFPPMVVSMVEVGEETGALPDMLIRVANTYDDEIDNAVVGLTSIIEPLLILFLAVIVGTIVIAMFMPLISIIGTLSGQNT